The Staphylococcus carnosus genome has a segment encoding these proteins:
- a CDS encoding lipoate--protein ligase has protein sequence MKFVSNNNITDPKLNLAMEEYVLKYLPQDSDYFLFYINRPSIIIGKNQNTIEEVNQQYVEEHNIDVVRRISGGGAVYHDFGNLNFSFITDDDGNSFHNFKKFTQPIVQALNSMGVDAEMTGRNDIQVGQAKISGNAMVKVKNRMFSHGTLMLDSDLDEVQNALRVNPAKIQSKGIKSVRKRVANISEFLEEPIDIEAFKQIILKHIFGEHEVEEYKLTDEDWKNIEALSDEKYRTWDWNYGKNPKYNFEREEKFEKGFVQIKLHVKRGRIEHAKIFGDFFGVGDVTDLEEALIGSLHNFESIEEALSEFDLYHYFGDIPREELIRLMS, from the coding sequence GTGAAATTTGTAAGCAATAACAACATTACAGACCCCAAGCTTAATTTAGCAATGGAAGAATACGTTTTAAAATATCTTCCTCAAGATAGTGATTATTTCTTATTTTACATTAATCGCCCTTCAATTATTATCGGAAAAAATCAAAATACAATTGAAGAAGTTAACCAACAATATGTAGAGGAACATAATATAGATGTAGTGCGTAGAATATCAGGCGGCGGCGCAGTCTATCATGATTTTGGGAATTTAAATTTCAGTTTCATTACTGATGATGATGGAAACAGTTTCCATAACTTCAAAAAATTTACACAACCTATTGTTCAAGCATTAAATAGTATGGGTGTGGATGCTGAAATGACAGGAAGAAATGATATTCAAGTTGGCCAAGCCAAAATTTCTGGGAACGCTATGGTTAAAGTCAAAAATCGTATGTTCAGTCATGGAACATTAATGCTTGATAGTGATTTAGATGAGGTTCAAAATGCACTGCGCGTAAACCCAGCTAAAATCCAATCAAAAGGTATTAAATCAGTTAGAAAACGTGTTGCTAATATTTCTGAATTCCTTGAAGAACCAATTGATATCGAAGCTTTCAAACAAATTATTTTAAAACATATCTTTGGCGAACATGAGGTCGAGGAATATAAATTAACTGATGAAGACTGGAAAAATATCGAAGCGTTAAGCGATGAAAAATATCGAACTTGGGATTGGAATTATGGTAAAAACCCTAAATATAACTTCGAACGAGAAGAAAAGTTTGAAAAGGGCTTTGTACAAATTAAATTACATGTTAAAAGAGGTCGTATCGAGCACGCTAAAATATTCGGAGATTTCTTTGGTGTAGGAGATGTTACTGATTTAGAAGAAGCTTTAATCGGAAGCTTGCATAATTTTGAAAGTATCGAAGAAGCACTTTCAGAATTTGATTTATATCATTATTTCGGGGATATACCTCGTGAAGAATTAATCAGATTAATGTCCTAA
- a CDS encoding IDEAL domain-containing protein, with amino-acid sequence MNHNINVKNGTLQAFVANVNDLGVELVIDQALRNVRKEKLTELIDQALVNKDEEAFNRYTEEYNQLEDVLIG; translated from the coding sequence ATGAATCACAATATCAATGTAAAAAATGGGACGTTGCAGGCATTTGTAGCTAATGTAAATGATTTGGGGGTAGAGCTCGTGATTGATCAAGCATTACGCAATGTTCGAAAAGAAAAATTGACTGAACTGATAGATCAAGCACTTGTTAATAAAGACGAAGAAGCTTTTAATCGATATACTGAAGAATATAATCAATTGGAGGATGTTTTAATTGGATAA
- a CDS encoding competence protein ComK, whose translation MEEHYIFKSNDIAIIPIVKENGHYPVTKILTYEKEPRIFNISPRRVLESSCKFYGSKFSILRSDTIRITDIKSKPPILLSPIISIILFSTQSISSTSNIWINIEYVKDIKSIGSKETRINFIDGQFITAPVTTRTVNHQYKNAIYYEHLLKKRVKTIKWNIEQPIDYSKPALDVYETLCTYLIINQSKNS comes from the coding sequence ATGGAAGAACACTACATCTTCAAAAGTAACGACATCGCTATTATACCCATCGTCAAAGAAAATGGACATTATCCCGTCACCAAAATTCTCACTTATGAAAAAGAACCTCGTATATTTAACATTTCCCCGCGAAGAGTATTAGAAAGTTCATGTAAATTTTATGGATCAAAATTTTCTATTTTACGTTCTGATACCATTCGAATAACGGACATCAAAAGTAAACCTCCCATATTGCTCTCACCGATTATTTCTATCATATTATTTTCTACCCAGTCTATCAGCTCTACTTCTAATATTTGGATAAATATTGAATACGTTAAAGATATCAAATCAATAGGATCGAAAGAAACACGTATTAATTTTATTGATGGTCAATTTATCACCGCCCCTGTCACTACACGAACCGTTAACCACCAGTATAAAAACGCAATTTATTACGAACATCTTCTTAAAAAACGTGTGAAAACAATCAAATGGAATATTGAACAACCCATTGACTATTCAAAGCCAGCTTTAGATGTCTATGAAACACTTTGTACTTATCTTATTATAAATCAATCCAAAAACTCATAG
- a CDS encoding Fic family protein: MIHFDMEMLMEEYKKTKMDINKIAEFHSKFEKIHPFHDGNGRIGRFIILKQCLDNDIELIVVNSEYEKEYKEALYIDQTGYGIDALVNIFGKFQRIFDKEVEIYWDNKETN; encoded by the coding sequence ATGATACATTTTGATATGGAAATGTTAATGGAAGAATATAAAAAAACCAAGATGGATATCAATAAAATCGCTGAGTTTCACAGTAAATTTGAAAAAATCCATCCATTCCATGATGGGAACGGAAGAATTGGACGGTTCATAATTTTAAAACAATGCTTAGATAATGATATAGAGTTAATTGTAGTAAACAGCGAATATGAAAAAGAATATAAAGAAGCACTTTATATTGATCAAACTGGATATGGCATTGATGCATTAGTAAATATATTTGGTAAATTTCAAAGAATTTTTGACAAGGAAGTTGAAATCTACTGGGATAACAAAGAGACAAATTAG
- a CDS encoding TetR-like C-terminal domain-containing protein — protein sequence MNLIIDEWLEFFYRHQKFYISLFVNKQPMGSRHHLIQFLQKMLSEVISPKVCAQRGMDFNMTLNFLSYGLVGMIDQYLMDGEKERIAIKKHIMTLLNTYRD from the coding sequence TTGAACCTAATCATCGATGAATGGTTAGAGTTCTTTTACCGACATCAAAAATTCTATATCTCTTTATTTGTAAATAAACAACCCATGGGTAGTCGCCATCATTTAATCCAATTTTTACAGAAAATGTTATCAGAGGTTATATCTCCTAAAGTTTGTGCGCAAAGAGGAATGGATTTCAATATGACATTAAATTTTCTTAGCTATGGGTTGGTTGGTATGATAGATCAATACTTAATGGATGGAGAAAAAGAGCGAATAGCAATAAAAAAACATATAATGACATTATTGAATACATATAGAGATTAA
- a CDS encoding TetR/AcrR family transcriptional regulator — protein sequence MQKEDLRVIKTKMNIENAFLNLFYQKEIEQISVKEITTIAQIARKTFYLHYLDKYDLLEKIFIKRLEELREICRNLKVENLKI from the coding sequence ATGCAAAAAGAAGATTTAAGAGTAATTAAAACTAAAATGAATATTGAAAATGCTTTTTTGAATCTGTTTTATCAAAAGGAAATAGAACAAATTTCTGTGAAAGAAATTACGACAATAGCTCAAATAGCTAGAAAGACCTTTTATCTTCATTATTTAGATAAATATGATTTATTAGAGAAAATATTCATCAAAAGATTAGAAGAACTAAGAGAAATTTGTCGTAATTTAAAAGTTGAAAATTTGAAAATTTGA
- a CDS encoding alpha/beta fold hydrolase: MKHRIQVSDEVALNVDDFGSGQPLVFLHGWPANNTMFEYQADFVVENGYRYVGIDHRGFGLSDRAADGYDYDTIADDIQKVVDELNLKDYIVVGFSVGGALALKYGVKHNNDNLKKMVLLGPAGPSFVQRDGYPYGLKAEDVTALIDSINDDQPKAIGDFGENSFFNSDVEVSEEYKDYFNNMTLTSSLIGTVKLAESLRDEDLREEIKSLDLPVYGIHGTADHVCPIEFSEYLEKEAPDYTLSKVEGAGHALFFEKKDEVNRLLLEALKK; the protein is encoded by the coding sequence ATGAAACACAGAATACAAGTAAGCGATGAAGTTGCATTAAACGTTGATGATTTCGGTTCAGGTCAACCATTGGTTTTCTTACACGGCTGGCCAGCAAATAATACGATGTTCGAATACCAAGCTGATTTTGTAGTTGAAAATGGTTACCGCTATGTAGGTATTGATCATCGTGGCTTCGGCTTATCTGATAGAGCAGCAGATGGATATGATTATGACACTATTGCAGACGACATTCAAAAAGTAGTAGACGAATTAAACTTGAAAGATTATATCGTTGTAGGTTTCTCTGTAGGCGGTGCTTTAGCATTGAAATACGGAGTTAAACATAATAATGATAACTTGAAAAAAATGGTATTACTAGGACCTGCGGGACCAAGCTTTGTACAACGCGATGGTTACCCTTATGGATTAAAAGCAGAAGACGTTACTGCTTTAATTGACTCAATCAATGACGATCAACCTAAAGCAATTGGTGACTTTGGTGAAAATTCTTTCTTCAACTCAGATGTTGAAGTATCAGAAGAATATAAAGATTATTTTAATAATATGACTTTAACTTCTTCTCTTATCGGAACAGTAAAACTTGCTGAATCATTAAGAGATGAAGACTTACGTGAAGAAATCAAATCCTTAGATTTACCTGTTTATGGTATTCACGGTACTGCAGATCATGTGTGCCCTATCGAATTCTCTGAATATCTTGAAAAAGAAGCACCTGATTATACACTTTCTAAAGTTGAAGGTGCAGGACACGCTTTATTCTTCGAGAAAAAAGATGAAGTAAACAGATTATTATTAGAAGCTTTAAAAAAATAA
- a CDS encoding ATP phosphoribosyltransferase regulatory subunit, whose protein sequence is MDYIEYQDKVLERKNLEFKFLNYFKNHHYTVIDLHFIERLNWQQLTQDDLESMSTRSIWKNGQNFFALRNDWTDQLQHYARTFDLNFKRAVYAGPIANNEHISTNLGIEVFNPSYEDMLTSFQYMLKFIKEEMQQPVDFAVIGHYQLLNLLLSESEQTPEILQLINERNISELSKKLSEIHPLVNLLKQPTHLQLDYIPSLIPNDHPTYLSLLRWSEELKRVGIESIHLDITTMPPKSYYIGSFMQIFKNDQSEPIMSGGHYDGEIEGFGFGIKLD, encoded by the coding sequence ATGGACTACATCGAATATCAAGACAAAGTGCTGGAACGTAAAAATTTAGAATTCAAATTTTTAAATTATTTTAAAAACCATCATTATACAGTAATTGATTTGCATTTTATCGAACGATTAAATTGGCAGCAGTTAACCCAAGATGATTTAGAGAGTATGAGTACTAGAAGCATTTGGAAAAATGGTCAAAACTTCTTTGCATTGCGCAACGACTGGACAGATCAGCTTCAACATTATGCAAGAACCTTTGATTTGAATTTCAAACGTGCAGTTTATGCAGGTCCAATTGCTAATAATGAACATATAAGCACCAATCTTGGTATTGAAGTTTTCAATCCATCTTACGAAGATATGCTGACAAGCTTTCAATACATGTTGAAATTCATAAAAGAAGAAATGCAGCAACCAGTCGACTTTGCAGTAATTGGTCATTACCAATTACTAAACTTGCTTTTATCGGAATCAGAGCAAACACCAGAAATCTTACAACTGATAAATGAACGCAACATTTCAGAACTAAGTAAAAAATTATCAGAAATACATCCTCTGGTAAATTTACTGAAACAGCCTACTCATTTACAGTTGGATTATATTCCATCCCTTATTCCTAACGACCACCCTACCTATTTATCATTATTACGCTGGTCTGAGGAATTAAAACGAGTTGGTATTGAAAGTATTCATTTAGACATTACAACAATGCCGCCTAAGTCATATTATATTGGTAGTTTTATGCAAATATTTAAAAATGATCAGTCAGAACCTATAATGTCGGGCGGACATTATGATGGCGAAATTGAAGGTTTCGGCTTTGGTATTAAATTGGATTAG